The genomic segment GTGATGAAGCTGAGTGCTAGAGGGGGCACGTGGGCTCGCCTGGATTTGTTCTTGCCTTCTCATCATATTTAAATTCCTGAAGAATGTAATGGATCTTCTCAAGATGTTTTCTCGTCGAGTTCTGGCTGCTATTTGCAAATTAGTATTAGGACCTAAACCCGATCTAAACCTTCTGAATGCAGTGGCCTTTTGTGTTGCTACTTGATAATGCTCTGTTGCTACATTTTCACGCGATTGGTGAGAGGACGAGGAAGAAGAAGGTGATGTCATGACCGCTAGATACGCTCTTGTCAATGCAGCATCTTCGGTTTCTACTCTTGGGAATTGAAATGTCTGAATAGCTTGCTGCTGGTATGACATGGCAGTGGCAGAAACTGGTCTTATGGTCTGCTCGGAAAAGGTATCCGTTCGGGGTGGTTCTGGTACATACGACGTGCTAGATACATTGAAGAGAAGAGATGAGTATTCTCCCGGGCTATCgagagagaaagatgaagatgGTGATGGCCTATTTTGATCAATTGGCAGCAATGTCTGATGATGAGGAAGCCCTGGttttgctgctgctgctgctgtcGCCGCCGCTTGATTTGAGAAATATTCGGCCAACAAGTGTTTCATCCCCATTTCCAAGTTTACCTTTATAATGGAAGTAGTGTTTGTGTGTTATATAAAGAACTTACATATATTGAAAGAATAGATTCTTGAAACAAAGAAAGGGCGGTCacacaaattttataaaaaattaatggTCTTACTTGAGGGCTAGAAGTCATTCCAAGCTCAATTTCTCCTATGGCGCACCCCATACAGATAGTTGTCTGaagtaaaaaaacaaaatcagaAGAAAAGAGTTTCATTACCAACCACATTATTGTATATGGATCATGTGATCATGAGATAAATTATGAACAAACCTTGATCCCAGCTTCCTGCAacattaattatataaaggTTAGCTTGGACATATTTAATAAAGTAgtgagaaaaataaatttactatTTATCACAATCAAGTAGTACCTGATAGAATTGAAGCTGCACCGGATTGGATGCATGTGATTGAAGATCTGCAAACTGCAGCTCCATATAAGGAAGATTGTTCTTGAAAGCAAGTCCTGGAATGCGGCTGCAGGTGAATAAATACACTTACTTAGAACAATTCTCCTTAATTCTTGCTTCTATTTCCCTCCATAGAATAATGTTTATCTAATAAGTACCTACCCATTATCCATGATAAGCAATGAATGCTTATATTCTTCAAATAGCCTCTGGGCAACATCATTTTCTCCATTGTAGATTCCACCAAAGGACATGAAAATGCTACAAATTGAACTCAGATTAGTTATCAAGaacaaatttatgaaaatgtggCATGCTAGCTAGAAGAATGTTTTTGGGCATGTACATATGTCTGTTTCGTACTGGAAGAAGTATCTAGACTATGATGAGTAGAGGGGATGAAGAAGTAGTCTTACTTAGAAGGTTGGAAGTATTGCCAGAGGCATATGTAAGTGCAACCAAAGGACTCCATTATCTTTAAGAGAAAGACGGCGCGGTCTCCTTCTTCAAGGAAGAAGATGGAGTCCATGGATTGAGCTCCAACAAATAGAAAATTTCTATATATGCTTACTTCATCAGAAAGGTCAATAATGCTACAATGTGGTTTTCATAGTTCTTAAGCTTTTGCATGCAGTCAAGGTGCTCTGTATGGAAAACTGAAACATATTTATGAGTTTCAAGAAGTTGTGGATGAACTCAAGAGCTAAAAAGGTTTCATTATTTGAATCTTGACAGCTAACACTTTTGGCTACCATTCATGTTTGGTGGTAGTTTCTTGTGGGGGAGATTGAAGGAAAGATTTGAAAAGTAGTAAGTAGAAGGGTTGGAAGGATCCCACAAATATATCATCATAAAAGGAAAACGAAAGGGACCCCACCAAACTAAAGAGTGATGATATATATGGGGGCACTACAAGTCTTTGAGAAGGCTAAGGGGATATTGAAAGAAAAGtagtaaaggaaaaatataagaacCTGAATTTTTCAAGGGATGAGAAAATTAGATTTGGAAAAGTCGGAGAGAAAAGAAGTAGCCAGCCAAGAGGGTGGAAAAGTAATGGTCAAAGTCCACCAAGGTAAAGATTTGAATTGAGTCAAGGGAGGATGGCAGAAAGTGACCCttccttatttttctttacGTAACGTTTCTGGATAATTACACTAACCTAATCACACAATCTCTCTCGTTCTTTAAAATTGCAGAAAGATCTCACCTATTTGAACACATATATAGCCAAACCTTTCTATAATTGTCGTGTTATAACGATTTATTTATAACGGtttttgatttttataaaaccGATTTTTTATAGTATGTTTTACTTCTATAACGATTTctttataacatataatgaCATTCATTATATAATGCTTTACTTTTGTAAAATTATCTCTATAACGACCAcactcaaatattgtgtaataataatttgtaagaaatatattatctataaaataaaatattaaaatatttatgataatcatcattaatgtcaggtacatagtaaatttcaagtatgaATATTTAAAAATCTTCAATTATACTATTAAGTTCTTAGACAGCCTTCAAGGAAAAGCTATTGAATTCCCTTTTGCTgaaaatttgaacaaaaatcTTCGTCAGTTCAAACGTTATATTATTACTAAGAGACTGAAACTTATGAAACAATCTACAATTTTAGAATTCTTGCATCaaacttgaaaatttaaattttcaattaattttaaatgcatatattccttagattttaattctttatcagTATGGTATAACTCGTTATGGATttcttagtaatttattagtctttttaattaatgaaatctgaaaatcaattgggattttaaaattaacaagtatttttGGTTTC from the Lycium ferocissimum isolate CSIRO_LF1 chromosome 11, AGI_CSIRO_Lferr_CH_V1, whole genome shotgun sequence genome contains:
- the LOC132037652 gene encoding putative transcription factor bHLH041 — protein: MDSIFFLEEGDRAVFLLKIMESFGCTYICLWQYFQPSNIFMSFGGIYNGENDVAQRLFEEYKHSLLIMDNGRIPGLAFKNNLPYMELQFADLQSHASNPVQLQFYQEAGIKTTICMGCAIGEIELGMTSSPQVNLEMGMKHLLAEYFSNQAAATAAAAAKPGLPHHQTLLPIDQNRPSPSSSFSLDSPGEYSSLLFNVSSTSYVPEPPRTDTFSEQTIRPVSATAMSYQQQAIQTFQFPRVETEDAALTRAYLAVMTSPSSSSSSHQSRENVATEHYQVATQKATAFRRFRSGLGPNTNLQIAARTRRENILRRSITFFRNLNMMRRQEQIQASPRAPSSTQLHHMISERRRREKLNDSFQLLRSLLPPGTKKDKASVLANTTEYLSSLKAQVEELSKKNEMLEAQVKPQMKSDAISSSSFDGNERVAVEIINVGESTSESRIMDLQVSVRGECSMLDLVTRLLEFLKTDNKVSLESVAANTRPMVQSAPVTTHITLRIRIEGSEWDESAFEEAVKRVVGDLA